In Candidatus Methylomirabilota bacterium, the following proteins share a genomic window:
- a CDS encoding RNA helicase: MTSFDAFALPEAIRKGIEAAGFSQCTPIQAETLPLAMTGRDIAGQAQTGSGKTAAFLIPLFIRLLSSKRPTLPGAPRALILAPTRELAVQILWDVELLGGFTGLARLAVYGGVDYQKQRSALQQPIDILIGTPGRLIDYFKQGVYELSQVEVLVVDEADRMFDMGFIKDLRFLLRRLPPYHKRQSFLFSATLSFREMELSYEFMNNPIRIAISPEQVTVDKVEHLLFHVEKQEKFRLLRWLLQHEPWQRILIFCNTRQGAERLTQKLVRCDYRAGLISGSIDQRKRLQIIAKFKAGTLPILVATDVASRGLHVEAVSHVINYDLPQDPEDYVHRIGRTARAGAAGKAISLADEEYVLSLDAIERYIGFKLPVQWPDESVFAPHATSGATVGNNNPRQGRKSMDEEGSVRPSSSPRLAKSRQD; this comes from the coding sequence ATGACAAGCTTCGACGCCTTTGCACTTCCCGAGGCGATTCGCAAGGGGATAGAGGCGGCCGGCTTCAGCCAATGTACGCCGATTCAGGCTGAGACGCTGCCGCTTGCCATGACCGGGCGGGATATTGCCGGGCAGGCCCAGACCGGCAGCGGCAAGACCGCCGCCTTCCTCATCCCACTGTTCATTCGACTGCTCAGTTCAAAACGCCCCACACTCCCCGGTGCGCCTCGAGCCCTGATTCTGGCCCCGACGCGCGAACTGGCCGTCCAGATCCTGTGGGATGTGGAACTGCTGGGCGGGTTCACCGGCCTCGCGAGACTCGCCGTCTATGGAGGGGTGGACTATCAGAAGCAACGGAGTGCCCTCCAACAGCCTATTGACATTCTGATTGGGACACCGGGACGACTGATCGATTATTTCAAGCAGGGGGTCTACGAGCTGTCTCAGGTCGAGGTCCTGGTGGTCGATGAGGCCGACCGAATGTTCGATATGGGATTCATCAAAGACCTTCGCTTCCTGTTGCGGCGGTTGCCCCCGTACCACAAGCGTCAGTCATTCCTCTTCTCGGCGACCCTTTCATTTCGGGAGATGGAGTTATCATATGAGTTTATGAATAACCCGATCAGGATTGCCATCTCCCCAGAGCAGGTGACGGTGGACAAGGTGGAGCACCTGCTTTTCCATGTCGAGAAGCAGGAGAAATTCCGGTTGCTCCGCTGGCTGCTCCAGCATGAGCCATGGCAACGGATCCTCATCTTTTGCAATACCAGGCAGGGGGCTGAGCGGCTGACCCAGAAGTTGGTTCGATGCGACTACCGGGCGGGTCTGATCAGCGGCAGTATTGATCAACGCAAGCGCCTTCAGATCATTGCCAAGTTCAAGGCGGGTACGCTGCCGATCCTGGTGGCGACTGATGTTGCCTCGCGCGGGCTGCATGTCGAAGCGGTCAGTCACGTGATCAACTATGATCTTCCCCAGGATCCGGAAGACTATGTGCATCGAATCGGACGAACGGCGCGTGCCGGGGCGGCCGGCAAGGCGATCAGCCTGGCCGACGAGGAGTATGTGCTGTCGCTCGATGCGATCGAGCGGTATATTGGGTTCAAGCTCCCGGTGCAGTGGCCGGATGAATCGGTCTTTGCTCCACACGCAACCTCAGGAGCCACGGTGGGCAATAATAACCCCCGCCA
- a CDS encoding copper oxidase has product MTGPMIAEAHADAEFAITDEPGRWFKNTAGPIGGTQSLAVVQPGARVKFSYDKSKTTHTVTGLIFPTGATGMPFDTPPTKNGADLVLRTPGLYVFVCKVHPYMFAAVIVDDPNTAGLDLGDAITLVNGITVPTSSDLATRLLRTFFIATNPANWQDYRSSRPWHVTYPNVDVRIDVGVVNLPAVLDARYGNDTTLQVLANPTIPGVGEVWVDTQFELTAGKTKPGTATKVDATTWQVARKVALPKIDMNNPHNMWTDRSQTLIYQTQWFDRKLTVFNRATGQLVRNIDVGEAPAHVMTRTDTDQLHVTINGGDTPNSVIELAPSATEVQRSINIGRANPHAHWMSHDGKMMVTPNVFTDDSSIYDFPSRSLAGIVPTGSHPLATGMMPDASKYYIANLLDSTITVVDMATGSVRGTINLLTHYDPLSGTITGPVGALPIQTPVSPNGRSMVTANTLTATITVVDTMTDTVVAMLPCDPGCHGVQYGAKQGGGYYAYVSSKFSNDLIVVDPDPNNDGNPSDATIAGRVPLTASTGTATDDRVTGNPGMGGQGILPIPVVYNGWVQNLPPTWKQGLTADQQNPLF; this is encoded by the coding sequence ATGACCGGACCGATGATTGCGGAAGCGCATGCCGATGCGGAATTTGCGATTACCGATGAGCCCGGACGCTGGTTCAAGAATACTGCCGGACCGATCGGGGGCACGCAATCCCTGGCGGTCGTCCAACCCGGCGCCAGAGTGAAGTTCTCGTACGATAAGTCCAAGACCACCCACACAGTAACCGGCCTGATCTTCCCCACCGGCGCAACAGGCATGCCGTTTGACACCCCGCCGACAAAGAACGGCGCCGATCTGGTCCTCCGAACGCCGGGCCTCTACGTGTTTGTGTGCAAGGTTCACCCCTATATGTTCGCCGCCGTGATTGTTGACGATCCCAATACGGCGGGCCTGGACCTCGGCGATGCCATCACTCTGGTCAACGGCATCACCGTCCCGACCAGCAGCGACCTGGCGACACGGCTGCTCAGAACGTTTTTTATTGCCACCAATCCCGCCAACTGGCAGGACTATAGATCGTCGCGGCCTTGGCATGTCACCTACCCGAACGTGGACGTCCGGATCGATGTCGGGGTGGTGAACCTGCCGGCGGTGCTTGACGCCCGGTACGGTAACGATACGACCCTCCAGGTGCTCGCCAATCCGACCATCCCCGGCGTCGGCGAGGTATGGGTAGATACCCAGTTCGAGCTGACAGCCGGGAAAACGAAGCCCGGGACGGCGACAAAGGTCGATGCGACCACCTGGCAGGTGGCCAGGAAGGTCGCGCTCCCCAAGATCGACATGAACAATCCCCACAACATGTGGACCGACAGGAGCCAGACACTGATCTATCAGACCCAATGGTTCGACAGAAAATTGACCGTCTTCAACCGGGCAACCGGGCAATTGGTCCGCAACATCGATGTGGGCGAGGCGCCGGCCCATGTCATGACCCGGACCGATACCGATCAGCTTCATGTTACCATCAACGGCGGCGACACACCAAATTCGGTGATTGAGTTGGCGCCGTCGGCCACGGAGGTGCAACGGTCAATCAATATCGGTCGGGCCAACCCCCACGCCCACTGGATGAGTCACGACGGCAAGATGATGGTTACACCCAACGTCTTTACCGACGACTCCTCCATTTACGACTTTCCCAGCCGATCGCTGGCCGGCATTGTGCCGACGGGGTCCCATCCGCTCGCGACCGGGATGATGCCGGATGCAAGCAAATACTACATCGCCAACCTGCTGGACAGTACCATCACCGTCGTCGATATGGCGACCGGGAGTGTTCGGGGTACAATCAATCTCCTGACCCATTACGATCCGCTGTCCGGGACAATCACCGGTCCAGTCGGTGCCCTGCCGATCCAGACCCCGGTCAGCCCGAACGGCCGGTCAATGGTGACCGCCAACACCTTGACAGCAACCATTACCGTGGTGGATACGATGACCGATACCGTCGTCGCGATGTTACCGTGCGATCCGGGGTGTCACGGTGTCCAGTATGGCGCCAAGCAGGGCGGCGGCTATTACGCCTATGTCTCGAGTAAGTTCTCGAACGACCTGATCGTCGTCGATCCGGACCCGAACAACGACGGTAATCCGTCGGATGCGACGATTGCGGGACGGGTGCCGCTGACCGCGTCGACCGGCACCGCAACGGACGACCGAGTCACCGGCAACCCCGGCATGGGGGGCCAGGGCATCCTCCCGATCCCGGTAGTCTATAACGGGTGGGTCCAGAATCTCCCGCCAACCTGGAAACAGGGTTTGACCGCCGACCAGCAAAATCCGCTCTTCTAA
- a CDS encoding DNA-binding response regulator, with the protein MIRILIADDHTVARRGLIQVVSEEPGMQVVGEAKNGQELFALLRRQPCDLVVLDISMPGKSGLDVLSELKHEYRNLPVLVLSMHAEEQYAVRALKSGAAGYLTKDSAAEELLKAIKKVIGGGRYMSLELAERLALEVAGGVARPPHEALSHQEFRVLCLLASGKSITDIATELSLSVKTVSTYRARILEKMSMESNVELIRYAIQNRLVE; encoded by the coding sequence ATGATCCGCATTCTCATCGCCGATGATCATACGGTGGCACGGCGCGGACTGATCCAGGTTGTGAGCGAAGAACCCGGGATGCAGGTGGTGGGCGAAGCCAAGAACGGGCAGGAGTTGTTCGCACTACTTCGACGGCAACCATGCGATCTGGTGGTCCTGGACATCTCAATGCCCGGCAAAAGCGGCCTGGATGTGCTCAGCGAGTTAAAGCATGAGTACCGCAACCTGCCGGTACTGGTGTTGAGTATGCATGCGGAAGAGCAGTACGCCGTACGGGCGCTCAAGTCCGGCGCGGCAGGCTATTTGACGAAAGACAGTGCGGCGGAGGAGTTGCTCAAGGCCATCAAGAAGGTGATCGGCGGCGGCCGATACATGAGCCTGGAGCTCGCCGAGCGATTGGCCTTGGAGGTGGCCGGCGGCGTCGCACGCCCACCGCATGAGGCACTCTCGCACCAGGAGTTCCGGGTACTCTGTCTGCTCGCATCCGGAAAATCGATCACCGACATCGCCACCGAGCTGTCGCTCAGCGTCAAGACCGTCAGCACCTATCGTGCCCGCATCCTGGAGAAGATGTCGATGGAGAGCAATGTCGAACTGATCCGCTACGCGATCCAGAATCGCCTGGTGGAGTGA
- a CDS encoding response regulator has protein sequence MMRIFIVDDSAVVRERLIEVLSGLPTGQIIGQAVGAAEAVEAIRRMRPDVVILDLHLLEGNGIQVLQQIKKDAPGPIVLVLTNYPYPQYRKQCLETGADYFFDKSLEFDMVHEVIRQLP, from the coding sequence ATGATGCGCATCTTTATCGTGGATGATTCAGCCGTCGTGCGGGAACGGCTCATCGAGGTGCTTTCGGGTCTGCCCACCGGCCAGATAATCGGGCAGGCGGTGGGGGCTGCTGAAGCCGTGGAGGCCATCCGGAGAATGAGGCCTGATGTGGTGATTCTGGACCTACATCTGCTGGAAGGCAACGGGATCCAGGTACTGCAACAGATCAAAAAAGACGCACCGGGTCCCATCGTTTTAGTCCTTACCAACTACCCCTATCCCCAATATCGGAAGCAATGCCTGGAGACCGGAGCCGATTACTTCTTCGACAAATCGCTGGAATTTGATATGGTTCATGAGGTCATCCGGCAGCTCCCCTAG
- the groL gene encoding chaperonin GroEL → MPAKQLLFDEEARRKIQKGVDVLAAAVKVTLGPKGRNVVIDKKFGAPNITKDGVTVAKEIELEDHFENMGAQMVKEVASKTSDVAGDGTTTATVLAQSIFREGIRNVTAGANPMALKRGIEKAVDNVIDELKKISKPTKGKREISQVATISANNDRTIGDLIADAMEKVGKDGVITVEEAKSMETTLEVVEGMQFDRGYTSPYFVTDPERMEAVLENPLILIHEKKISNLKDLLPVLEQIAKMGKPLLVIAEEVEGEALATLVVNKLRGTLNCAAVKAPGFGDRRKEMLKDIAVLTGGEVISEELGIKLESIRLDDLGRAKKVVIDKENTTIIEGAGAQKEIEGRIKQIRTQIEETTSDYDREKLQERLAKLAGGVAVIKVGAATEIAMKEKKARVEDALNATRAAVEEGIIPGGGVAFLRASKNIEKLKFEGDEKVGGDIVRRALEEPIRQIAENAGVEGSIVVQKVRDNNGSYGFNAETDVYEDMLAAGIIDPTKVARIALQNASSIASLMITTEALITEAPEKEKAPPMPPGGHGGMGDMY, encoded by the coding sequence ATGCCAGCCAAACAACTACTGTTTGATGAGGAGGCAAGGCGAAAGATTCAGAAGGGTGTGGATGTCCTTGCCGCCGCCGTGAAGGTGACGTTAGGCCCTAAAGGGCGGAACGTAGTCATCGATAAAAAGTTCGGCGCCCCGAATATTACGAAGGACGGGGTCACGGTCGCCAAGGAGATCGAGCTGGAGGACCACTTTGAGAATATGGGCGCCCAGATGGTCAAGGAGGTCGCGAGCAAGACCTCCGATGTTGCCGGAGATGGCACCACAACCGCGACCGTACTGGCCCAGTCGATCTTCCGAGAGGGAATCCGGAACGTGACCGCCGGCGCGAACCCGATGGCGCTGAAGCGAGGCATCGAGAAGGCGGTCGACAACGTCATCGACGAGCTCAAGAAGATCTCCAAGCCGACCAAGGGGAAGCGGGAGATCTCGCAGGTCGCGACAATTTCGGCCAATAACGACAGGACGATCGGCGACCTGATCGCCGATGCCATGGAGAAGGTCGGCAAAGACGGGGTCATCACCGTCGAGGAAGCCAAGAGCATGGAGACAACCCTCGAGGTTGTTGAGGGAATGCAGTTTGACCGAGGGTACACCTCGCCCTACTTTGTGACCGATCCCGAGCGGATGGAGGCGGTCCTGGAGAACCCGCTGATCCTGATCCACGAGAAAAAGATCAGCAACCTGAAGGATCTTCTGCCCGTGCTTGAGCAGATCGCCAAGATGGGCAAGCCGCTGTTGGTGATTGCGGAAGAGGTTGAGGGCGAGGCGCTGGCCACCCTGGTGGTCAACAAACTGCGCGGGACCCTGAACTGCGCAGCGGTCAAGGCGCCGGGCTTCGGCGATCGACGCAAGGAGATGCTGAAGGACATCGCGGTGCTGACCGGCGGCGAGGTGATCTCTGAGGAACTGGGGATCAAACTGGAGAGTATCCGGCTGGACGATTTGGGCCGAGCGAAGAAGGTGGTGATCGATAAGGAGAATACCACCATCATCGAAGGGGCCGGCGCCCAGAAGGAGATCGAGGGTCGCATCAAGCAGATCCGGACCCAGATCGAAGAGACGACCTCGGACTACGACAGGGAGAAGCTGCAAGAGCGGCTGGCCAAGCTGGCCGGCGGCGTGGCGGTGATCAAGGTCGGCGCGGCCACCGAGATTGCCATGAAGGAGAAGAAGGCCCGGGTTGAGGACGCGCTGAACGCGACCCGCGCGGCCGTTGAAGAGGGGATCATTCCGGGCGGCGGCGTCGCCTTCCTTCGGGCGTCAAAGAACATTGAAAAGCTGAAGTTCGAAGGGGACGAGAAGGTGGGCGGCGACATTGTTCGGCGGGCACTGGAGGAGCCGATCCGCCAGATCGCGGAGAATGCCGGCGTCGAGGGCTCGATTGTCGTCCAGAAGGTTCGGGACAATAACGGCTCGTACGGTTTTAACGCCGAGACGGACGTCTACGAAGACATGCTGGCGGCCGGGATCATCGACCCGACCAAGGTCGCTCGGATCGCGCTGCAGAACGCGTCGAGCATCGCGTCGTTGATGATCACCACCGAGGCGCTGATTACCGAGGCGCCGGAAAAGGAAAAGGCCCCGCCGATGCCGCCGGGCGGTCACGGCGGGATGGGTGATATGTACTAA
- a CDS encoding co-chaperone GroES has translation MKVKPLHDRILVKRLEEKETRKGGIIIPDTAKEKPQEGEVIAVGPGKVGDDGKRQPMDVKVGDKILFGKYSGSEVKLDDEEFLIMREEDVLCILQ, from the coding sequence GTGAAGGTAAAACCACTGCACGACCGAATTCTGGTGAAGCGTCTGGAGGAGAAAGAGACCAGGAAGGGCGGGATCATCATCCCTGATACCGCCAAAGAGAAGCCTCAAGAGGGTGAAGTGATCGCTGTCGGACCCGGTAAGGTCGGTGATGACGGCAAGCGACAGCCGATGGATGTGAAGGTCGGCGATAAGATCCTCTTCGGCAAGTACTCCGGTTCGGAGGTGAAACTGGACGACGAGGAGTTCTTGATCATGCGGGAGGAAGATGTCCTGTGCATCCTGCAATAG
- a CDS encoding nucleotidyltransferase, whose protein sequence is MKAVIMAGGFGTRLRPLTTNIPKPMIPMAVKPLMEHTVTLLKDHGFDHLITLLYFQPDSIERYFGDGSEFGVKMVYATATEDYGTAGAVKNAAAFLDEAFLVISGDVLTDFDLSQAVKFHKDRGAVATMVLTRVENPLQYGVVITAPDGRVTHFLEKPTWGEVISDTVNTGIYILEPEVLELIPTGKECDFSRDLLPRLMREGRPLYGYVAPGYWKDVGDLIEYRLAHRDILAGLVKVTPPGKLVEGLDKPIWLGEGSRVDFTASLRDGVLIGRHTQVGPNTHITRSVIGDNCVIEEGAVIIGSVLWNNVFVGARAVLKENVIGRASEIKADARVFEGALISEQCKVGEGSVVKADVKVWPHKVVDDGAVLATSLIWGQKWSRSLFGAYGVTGLANLEISPEFGAKLGACFGATMRMGSFVRTSRDNHQASHMVKRAVISGLLSAGVNARDFRIAPIPVVRYKMSARDVVGGVHVRKSPFDPELIDIMFFDEYGMDISSSREKSIERLFFREDFRRAKVEEIGRLSPPPYGTDFYRDGILGFIDQDALRRCGFRIVVDYAYGSASAVFPQILGTLGCEVIALNGCMDESRITKSAEEFRRSLHQLSEIVKGLRADLGVMLDAGGEKIFIVDDAGNLLSDDLALAVMALLVMRTHPRGVIGIPITAGSVIEELAHDFGFDVLRTRTTPRALTEAAARDGVVFVGDGLGGFIFPEFQPAFDGMLAILRLLEMLATQNLRLCQFAPSVPQRFKCREQVPCSWERKGGTMRALIAATADQQVELVDGVKVHLGRDWVILYPDHDRPLFHILAEADTLAQAEANAARYRGLFDQCMKGSPAEITA, encoded by the coding sequence ATGAAAGCTGTTATCATGGCCGGCGGATTCGGTACGCGGCTGCGGCCGTTGACGACCAACATTCCCAAGCCGATGATCCCGATGGCGGTCAAGCCGTTGATGGAACATACGGTCACACTGCTCAAGGATCATGGGTTTGATCACCTCATTACCCTTCTCTACTTCCAGCCGGACAGCATCGAACGCTACTTCGGCGACGGCAGCGAATTCGGCGTCAAGATGGTCTATGCCACTGCCACCGAAGACTATGGAACAGCCGGGGCGGTCAAGAACGCCGCCGCGTTTCTCGACGAGGCGTTCCTGGTCATCAGCGGCGATGTCCTGACCGATTTCGACCTCTCACAGGCGGTCAAGTTTCACAAGGATCGCGGGGCCGTAGCGACGATGGTGTTGACCAGGGTCGAAAACCCGCTTCAATACGGCGTGGTTATCACGGCTCCCGACGGCCGCGTGACGCACTTTCTGGAGAAACCGACCTGGGGTGAGGTCATCAGCGACACCGTCAACACCGGCATCTACATCCTCGAGCCGGAGGTGCTCGAACTGATCCCGACCGGGAAAGAGTGTGACTTCAGCCGCGATCTGTTGCCGAGGCTGATGCGTGAAGGACGTCCGCTGTACGGCTATGTAGCACCCGGGTACTGGAAGGATGTGGGCGATCTGATCGAGTACCGTCTCGCGCATCGCGACATCCTGGCCGGACTGGTGAAGGTCACACCCCCCGGCAAGCTGGTGGAGGGACTCGACAAACCGATCTGGCTCGGCGAAGGGAGCCGCGTCGATTTCACCGCGTCGTTGAGAGATGGGGTCCTGATCGGCCGACATACGCAGGTGGGGCCCAACACTCACATCACCCGGAGCGTGATCGGCGACAACTGCGTCATCGAGGAGGGCGCGGTCATCATCGGATCGGTCCTCTGGAATAATGTCTTTGTCGGCGCCCGGGCGGTGTTGAAGGAGAACGTCATCGGCCGGGCCAGCGAGATCAAGGCCGACGCCCGTGTCTTCGAGGGCGCGTTGATCAGCGAACAGTGCAAGGTCGGCGAGGGATCGGTGGTGAAAGCCGACGTCAAGGTGTGGCCCCATAAGGTCGTCGACGATGGAGCCGTCCTGGCTACGAGCCTGATCTGGGGCCAGAAGTGGTCACGCTCGCTGTTCGGGGCCTACGGCGTGACCGGATTGGCGAATCTCGAGATCTCGCCGGAGTTTGGAGCCAAGCTCGGCGCCTGTTTCGGGGCGACAATGCGGATGGGATCGTTCGTCCGCACCAGCCGCGACAATCACCAGGCCTCCCACATGGTCAAACGGGCCGTGATCAGCGGCCTTCTGTCTGCGGGCGTCAACGCGCGCGATTTCCGCATTGCCCCGATCCCAGTGGTCCGGTACAAGATGAGTGCGCGCGACGTGGTAGGCGGCGTGCACGTCCGAAAATCCCCCTTCGATCCGGAGCTGATCGACATTATGTTCTTTGATGAGTACGGTATGGACATCTCATCCAGCCGGGAGAAGAGTATTGAACGGCTCTTTTTTCGGGAGGATTTCCGCCGAGCCAAGGTTGAAGAAATCGGTCGTCTCTCCCCTCCCCCGTACGGGACCGACTTTTACCGAGACGGGATCTTGGGCTTTATCGATCAAGATGCGCTGCGCCGCTGCGGCTTCAGAATCGTTGTCGATTACGCCTATGGCTCGGCGTCGGCCGTCTTCCCGCAGATCCTCGGGACGCTGGGGTGTGAGGTCATTGCGCTGAACGGCTGCATGGATGAAAGTCGAATCACCAAGAGCGCGGAGGAGTTCCGTCGCTCACTGCACCAGCTCTCGGAAATCGTTAAAGGCCTTCGGGCCGATCTGGGCGTCATGCTGGATGCCGGGGGGGAAAAGATTTTCATTGTGGATGACGCCGGCAACCTGTTGAGCGACGACCTGGCGCTGGCGGTCATGGCCCTGCTGGTCATGCGGACCCACCCTCGTGGCGTCATCGGCATTCCGATCACCGCCGGCTCGGTCATCGAGGAGTTGGCTCACGATTTCGGTTTCGACGTCCTGCGAACACGAACGACCCCGCGAGCGCTGACGGAGGCGGCGGCACGAGACGGTGTCGTGTTCGTAGGGGACGGTCTTGGTGGTTTTATCTTCCCTGAGTTTCAACCGGCCTTTGACGGGATGCTGGCAATCTTGAGGCTCCTGGAGATGCTCGCAACCCAGAATCTCCGCCTGTGTCAGTTTGCCCCATCCGTCCCTCAACGCTTCAAATGCCGCGAACAGGTACCCTGCTCCTGGGAGCGAAAGGGCGGGACGATGCGGGCGCTCATCGCCGCGACCGCCGATCAACAGGTCGAGTTGGTGGACGGGGTCAAGGTCCACCTTGGTCGCGACTGGGTGATTTTGTATCCGGATCACGACCGGCCACTGTTCCATATCCTCGCCGAGGCCGATACCTTGGCGCAGGCAGAGGCCAACGCAGCCCGCTACCGGGGCCTCTTCGATCAGTGCATGAAGGGCAGCCCGGCGGAGATAACGGCATGA
- a CDS encoding phosphoglucomutase yields MKPIRFGTSGWRDIIADNFTFANVRLVARAIAEDLLVEGADHPQVVVGYDTRFLSEAFAAEAAAVLAACGVRVWLTDRDTPTPVIAYEVIRRGAAGGLNITASHNPPEYNGLKFSGPSGGPVLPTVTDRIEKRIQALRAQPEPPYPPLGELEAKGLVVRIDPRPRYLNRLRELVDLRAIGAARMKIAVDLLYGTAGGYLDEILREAGCDVQTLHGWRNPAFGGAAPDPSETNLTELTRVVRAHGCHLGLATDGDGDRYGIIDRDGRFIEPNYILALLLKHLITTRGWRMGVARSIATSHLVDRVAQQQAVPVYETKVGFKYLGELIAQDKVALCGEESAGLSIFGHVPEKDGILAALLVAEMIAVAEGCSVQGLLDTLYAEAGSAVYARRLNLQLTAEQQGRLADRLNDLPTRIAGLAVVEVNRLDGTKLLLEDGSWFLVRPSGTEPVVRLYLDAHSESQIAELTAAARELLGI; encoded by the coding sequence ATGAAGCCCATCAGATTCGGTACCTCCGGCTGGCGAGATATCATCGCCGACAACTTCACCTTTGCTAATGTTCGCCTTGTCGCGCGGGCCATCGCGGAAGACCTGCTGGTTGAGGGCGCCGATCACCCTCAGGTCGTCGTGGGGTACGATACGCGCTTTCTGTCGGAGGCCTTCGCGGCCGAGGCGGCGGCAGTTCTGGCGGCCTGCGGCGTACGGGTCTGGCTGACCGATCGCGATACGCCGACACCCGTCATCGCATACGAGGTGATTCGCCGCGGCGCAGCGGGCGGCCTGAACATCACAGCCAGCCATAACCCGCCGGAATACAACGGGCTGAAATTTTCCGGTCCGTCCGGCGGGCCGGTCCTTCCGACAGTGACCGACCGAATCGAGAAGCGGATTCAGGCGCTGCGAGCGCAGCCCGAGCCGCCGTACCCCCCACTTGGAGAGTTGGAGGCCAAAGGTCTGGTCGTGCGGATCGACCCGCGTCCGCGCTATCTGAACCGACTGCGGGAGTTGGTGGATCTGCGCGCTATCGGGGCGGCTCGCATGAAGATCGCCGTCGACCTGCTCTATGGGACCGCCGGCGGCTACCTCGACGAGATCCTGCGTGAGGCCGGGTGCGACGTCCAGACGCTGCACGGTTGGCGAAATCCCGCCTTCGGCGGTGCGGCCCCGGATCCCTCAGAGACCAACCTCACGGAGCTGACGAGGGTCGTCAGGGCCCACGGCTGTCATCTCGGCTTGGCGACCGACGGTGATGGCGACCGCTATGGGATCATTGACCGAGACGGCCGCTTCATCGAGCCCAACTACATCCTGGCCCTGCTGCTGAAACACCTGATCACGACTCGAGGGTGGCGCATGGGGGTGGCCCGTTCTATCGCTACCAGTCATCTGGTCGATAGGGTGGCGCAACAACAGGCGGTCCCGGTGTACGAGACCAAGGTCGGCTTCAAATATCTTGGCGAGCTTATCGCGCAGGACAAGGTGGCACTCTGCGGCGAGGAGAGCGCCGGTCTGTCGATTTTCGGGCATGTCCCTGAAAAGGACGGTATTCTGGCTGCCCTCCTGGTGGCGGAGATGATCGCTGTGGCCGAGGGTTGCAGTGTGCAGGGTCTGCTCGATACGCTTTATGCCGAGGCGGGGAGCGCGGTGTACGCTCGTCGCCTGAACCTCCAGCTTACGGCGGAACAGCAGGGGCGCCTGGCGGATCGCCTGAATGACCTGCCGACCCGGATTGCCGGACTGGCCGTCGTGGAGGTGAACCGACTGGACGGGACAAAGCTGCTGCTCGAGGACGGCAGTTGGTTCCTCGTGCGGCCTTCGGGGACCGAACCGGTCGTCCGCCTCTATCTGGATGCGCATTCTGAGTCGCAGATCGCGGAGTTGACGGCGGCGGCGCGGGAACTTCTGGGGATCTGA
- a CDS encoding cell division protein FtsB codes for MRTPQGVTDDIEARRSARKRWLLFIAGLAIVIGVASVVGQKSLVKIVQMNSTRSELQQEIIRLKQVNENLTLEVQTLADNPGQVEAIAREDLGLVKPGEIVYQFRPSGHPAMPPSPSR; via the coding sequence ATGCGGACGCCGCAGGGTGTTACGGATGATATCGAGGCGAGACGGAGCGCGCGCAAACGGTGGCTGCTGTTCATTGCCGGGTTGGCCATCGTGATCGGGGTCGCCTCCGTCGTCGGACAGAAAAGTCTCGTCAAGATCGTTCAGATGAACAGTACCAGATCCGAACTGCAACAGGAGATCATACGACTGAAGCAGGTTAACGAGAATCTGACCCTCGAGGTTCAGACCCTTGCCGATAATCCCGGCCAGGTCGAGGCGATTGCGCGGGAGGATCTCGGACTGGTCAAGCCGGGTGAGATCGTGTATCAGTTCCGTCCGTCCGGGCACCCTGCTATGCCGCCGTCCCCTTCCCGTTGA